The Panicum virgatum strain AP13 chromosome 5K, P.virgatum_v5, whole genome shotgun sequence genome has a window encoding:
- the LOC120706591 gene encoding gamma carbonic anhydrase 1, mitochondrial-like, producing MAGLGKAMYAVGFWIRETGQALDRLGCRLQGKYFFHEQISRHRTLMNIFDKTPHVHRDAFVAPSASLIGDVQVGPGASIWYGCVLRGDANNIQIGSGTNIQDNSLVHVAKSNLSGKVFPTIIGEKVTVGHSAVLQGCTIEDEAFVGMGATLLDGVVVEKHGIVAAGALVRQNTRIPSGEVWGGNPAKFLRKLTADEIAFIAESAANYCSLSQAHAVENAKPLEKVEFEKVLRKKFANQDEEYDSTIGVTQEAPPELTPSTPAQ from the exons aTGGCAGGCCTGGGAAAGGCGATGTACGCGGTGGGGTTCTGGATCCGGGAGACCGGCCAGGCGCTCGACCGCCTCGGCTGCCGCCTGCAGGGCAAATACTTCTTCCACGAGCAGA TTTCAAGGCATCGCACACTCATGAACATCTTTGACAAAACCCCTCATGTTCATAGAGATGCATTTGTTGCTCCAAGTGCATCGCTTATTGGTGATGTTCAAGTTGGACCAGGAGCTTCCATTTGGTATGGGTGCGTCCTAAGAG GGGATGCAAACAACATCCAGATTGGATCTGGGACCAATATTCAAGACAATTCTCTTGTGCATGTGGCGAAGTCGAATCTAAGTGGGAAAGTCTTTCCGACAATTATCGGTGAAAAAGTCACAGTAG GTCATAGCGCTGTCTTACAAGGATGCACCATCGAGGATGAAGCTTTTGTTGGCATGGGGGCAACCCTATTGGATGGTGTTGTTGTGGAAAAGCATGGAATAGTTGCTGCTGGAGCCCTCGTAAGACAGAATACTAGGATCCCTTCTGGAGAG GTATGGGGAGGAAACCCAGCCAAATTTCTGAGGAAGCTCACCGCTGATGAGATAGCTTTTATTGCTGAATCGGCTGCCAACTATTGTAGTCTGTCCCAGGCGCATGCTGTTGAGAATGCCAAACCTCTTGAGAAGGTTGAGTTCGAGAAGGTGTTGCGCAAGAAGTTTGCTAACCAGGATGAAGAATATGATTCCACTATCGGTGTCACTCAAGAGGCCCCACCGGAGCTGACGCCTTCCACACCAGCCCAATaa
- the LOC120706592 gene encoding calvin cycle protein CP12-2, chloroplastic-like, producing MASTVASLSTPATFAAADVVPRRKLVAAGRVWFPVARRGGGFAVRSSGPATPPGISDKVSESIKKAEETCAEETASGECAAAWDEVEELSAAASHARDKLKENSDPLENYCKENPEADECRTYDN from the coding sequence ATGGCGTCGACGGTGGCGAGCCTGTCCACCCCGGCGACCTTCGCGGCCGCAGACGTGGTCCCGAGGAGGaagctcgtcgccgccggccgcgtctGGTTCCCcgtggcgcgccgcggcggcggcttcgcggTGAGGTCGAGCgggccggcgacgccgccggggaTCTCCGACAAGGTGTCGGAGAGCATCAAGAAGGCGGAGGAGACGTGCGCGGAGGAGACGGCCTCCGGGGAGTGCGCGGCGGCTTGGGAcgaggtggaggagctcagcGCCGCGGCAAGCCACGCCCGGGACAAGCTCAAGGAGAACAGCGACCCGCTCGAGAACTACTGCAAGGAGAACCCCGAGGCCGACGAGTGCCGCACCTACGACAACTAG